In one window of Oscillatoria sp. FACHB-1407 DNA:
- a CDS encoding GGDEF domain-containing response regulator, with protein sequence MTNLLKTTATTNILIVDDTPDNLRLLAKMLESQGYTVRKSLNGRMALQAVHRDPPDLILLDITMPGMNGYEICQQLKSSEATASIPIIFISALDRIDDKVRAFEMGAQDYIIKPFQELEVLIRVKNQLLIQQQRQQLIEQNQRLAQEIQERLKAEAEVKRLSLTDELTGLYNRRGFFLLAEQQLKIAQRTQTSCCILFADLDGLKQINDSLGHDVGDRAIVDAAQLLKHTFRDADIVARLGGDEFVVLIPVYSDNSKNFHARIQTSLDCFNQQSALQSASKSDRPYQLSISVGVQFCAPNHESSLDALLVQADKLMYDQKRLKHQMSHPSV encoded by the coding sequence ATGACCAATCTACTGAAGACGACCGCTACAACCAACATTCTGATTGTGGATGACACGCCAGACAACTTGCGATTGCTAGCTAAAATGCTGGAGTCTCAGGGGTACACCGTTCGCAAATCGCTCAACGGCAGAATGGCACTGCAAGCGGTGCATCGTGATCCGCCCGATCTGATTTTGTTGGATATCACCATGCCGGGCATGAATGGATATGAAATTTGCCAGCAATTAAAAAGCTCTGAAGCCACTGCCAGTATTCCTATCATTTTTATCAGTGCGCTCGATCGCATTGATGACAAAGTTCGAGCGTTTGAAATGGGAGCACAGGACTACATCATCAAACCCTTTCAAGAACTGGAGGTATTGATTCGAGTTAAAAATCAACTCCTGATCCAACAGCAACGCCAACAACTCATTGAGCAAAATCAACGGCTAGCCCAAGAAATTCAAGAGCGGCTCAAAGCTGAAGCTGAGGTCAAGCGGTTGTCTCTGACCGATGAGTTAACAGGGCTATATAACCGTCGCGGGTTCTTTTTATTAGCAGAACAACAACTCAAAATCGCCCAACGCACTCAAACCTCTTGCTGCATTTTATTTGCCGACCTGGATGGTCTGAAGCAAATTAATGATTCTCTAGGACACGATGTGGGCGATCGCGCGATCGTTGATGCAGCCCAACTGTTAAAACATACCTTTCGAGATGCCGATATCGTTGCCCGTTTGGGTGGAGATGAATTTGTCGTTTTGATTCCGGTTTACTCAGACAATTCAAAGAACTTTCACGCCCGGATACAGACCAGTCTTGATTGCTTTAATCAACAGAGTGCTTTGCAGAGTGCCTCTAAAAGCGATCGCCCCTATCAGTTGTCGATCAGTGTCGGTGTTCAATTTTGTGCTCCAAATCATGAGAGTTCCCTAGATGCGTTATTGGTACAAGCCGATAAGTTGATGTATGACCAGAAACGGCTCAAACATCAAATGAGCCACCCCTCAGTTTAA
- a CDS encoding response regulator, giving the protein MSVKSMLNPSSINILVVDDTPDNLRLLTKILESEHYTVRKSLTGKMALQAARRDPPNLILLDVNMPEMNGYEVCQQLKASKATAHIPVIFVSALDQIVDKIRAFEVGGQDYITKPFQELEVLARIKNQLLIQQQRQQLEQEVRERQIAEAEVRRLNAGLERQIQVRTLKLEQSLRFETTLKRISDKVRDSLDQHQILQTAVEELAIALEVNCCDAVLYNPDHQSSMIRYQYVASGLEANQGQLLYMTDAPEIYEQLQKHRYCFAFCQIQPLPIRNHSATLACPIFDERVDQIGILGDLWLFKDTASSFSELEIHLVQQVANQCAIALRQAKLYEAAQTQVQELERLNQLKDDFLSTISHELRTPIASMKMILKLLTTVTDQGRNLLEEISKSSPDNKVVHYFKVLQEECDRELNLVEDLLSLQHIEAGTYAAQPTSINLQDLIPHLVEPFEARTQTQQQSLQVCVDPDLPSIYLDPRCINRIITELLSNACKYTPAGETIAISASLAHNNTVAHLNRCLQLTVTNTGVEIPSEELSRIFDKFYRIPNNDPWKHGGTGLGLALVRKLIEQMGGVIRVESDPQQTSFIVQLGLSIE; this is encoded by the coding sequence ATGTCTGTCAAATCTATGCTAAATCCTTCTTCAATTAATATCCTGGTGGTTGATGACACTCCTGATAATCTGCGCCTGTTAACCAAAATTTTGGAGTCTGAGCATTATACAGTGCGTAAATCGCTGACTGGCAAAATGGCATTACAGGCGGCTCGCCGTGATCCACCCAATTTAATTCTGCTGGATGTCAATATGCCAGAGATGAATGGATACGAAGTTTGTCAACAGTTAAAAGCTTCAAAAGCAACAGCCCATATTCCTGTTATTTTTGTTAGTGCGCTGGATCAAATCGTTGACAAAATTCGTGCTTTTGAAGTGGGTGGGCAAGACTATATCACTAAACCATTTCAAGAATTAGAAGTACTGGCACGAATCAAAAATCAACTCCTGATCCAACAACAACGACAACAACTGGAACAAGAAGTTCGAGAGCGACAAATTGCAGAAGCTGAAGTTCGACGATTAAACGCCGGACTAGAAAGGCAAATTCAAGTTCGCACTTTAAAGTTAGAACAATCATTGCGATTTGAAACTACGCTCAAACGTATTTCTGACAAAGTTCGCGACTCTTTAGATCAACATCAAATTCTACAAACAGCCGTAGAAGAATTGGCGATCGCCCTAGAGGTCAATTGTTGCGATGCCGTGCTTTACAACCCCGATCATCAATCGTCGATGATCCGATATCAATATGTTGCTTCTGGGTTAGAAGCAAACCAGGGGCAACTGCTTTACATGACTGATGCTCCTGAGATTTATGAGCAGTTGCAAAAACACCGATATTGTTTTGCTTTTTGCCAAATTCAACCCCTACCCATTCGCAATCACTCCGCTACACTCGCCTGCCCCATTTTTGATGAGCGGGTAGACCAGATTGGCATCCTCGGCGATTTGTGGCTTTTCAAAGACACTGCCTCTAGCTTTAGTGAACTCGAAATTCATCTCGTGCAACAAGTTGCTAACCAATGTGCGATCGCCCTACGACAGGCAAAACTTTATGAAGCAGCACAGACGCAAGTACAGGAATTAGAACGGCTTAACCAACTCAAAGACGATTTTTTGAGTACGATTTCCCATGAACTCCGAACCCCAATCGCCAGCATGAAGATGATCCTCAAGCTGTTGACGACCGTGACGGATCAGGGGCGCAATTTATTAGAAGAAATCTCTAAATCATCACCTGACAACAAAGTGGTTCATTACTTTAAGGTCTTGCAGGAGGAGTGCGATCGCGAGTTAAACCTGGTGGAAGATCTGTTAAGTCTGCAACACATCGAGGCAGGCACCTATGCGGCTCAACCCACATCCATTAACCTGCAAGACTTAATTCCCCATCTGGTGGAACCCTTTGAAGCTCGCACACAAACTCAACAGCAAAGCCTCCAGGTTTGCGTTGACCCTGATCTCCCCAGCATCTATCTCGACCCACGCTGCATCAACCGCATCATCACCGAACTCCTCAGCAACGCTTGCAAATACACCCCTGCTGGGGAGACGATTGCAATCTCAGCCAGTTTGGCTCACAACAACACAGTGGCTCACCTGAACCGTTGTTTACAACTCACCGTGACCAACACAGGGGTAGAAATTCCCTCAGAGGAGCTTTCTCGCATCTTTGATAAGTTCTACCGCATTCCTAACAACGATCCCTGGAAGCATGGCGGCACTGGGTTAGGCTTGGCATTAGTGAGAAAGCTGATAGAACAAATGGGCGGTGTGATCCGCGTCGAAAGTGATCCTCAGCAAACCTCGTTTATCGTCCAGTTGGGCTTGTCTATTGAGTGA
- a CDS encoding response regulator produces MNASIAANHSRLLPSDLSSPDTCCEESVYAPGYIQPYGVLLTLEEPHLTISQVSENVEQHLGVSATTLVGQSLQKLFSQAQVKRVAEFLQHDNLSLCNPFELKARVKASSLHKECPQSSNQATAGKKRSGAATRTFRGTLHRTQGALILELEPHLSNQKANSMQSYHRLQTAILNLRSAHQLSELAQILANQVRAMTGFDRVMIYRFETDNHGVVIAEEKAAHLESYLGLHYPATDIPVPARQLFLRNWVRQIPDVNYTPAYFVSSDDSSAQKPLDLRDCVLRGVSPYHIEYLQNMGVAASLTISLVNDQNLWGLIACHHHSPKLVDYETRKTCEFLGQFASIELVHQQERELGLYQTQVKTIQSKLQQAFLREPNFIQQVLTRNANDLLNLVHAEGVAIALDQQLSLIGQTPPLKEVQDLLCWLLQLNQPEIYLTNCFARPYAPARAFTQVASGVLAISVVLHQKSYHLIWFRPEQIQTVDWAGNPHDAITVDEMGNLHLCPRKSFALWKETVQDTSLPWQSVEIEAARMMRNTLMLAVLEFSQAALEQAAERAAIANRAKSQFLAKMSHELRTPLNAILGFSQMMNRSPNTPLEFQEHLSIINRSGEHLLALINDVLEMSRIEAGQLVLVERPFNLHQLLRSLQDMFALKAAQKGLTLTFEIDVQTPHHVCSDEAKLRQILINLISNAIKFTTQGSVTVRVNTDASDAMRPVCTCYPVPTDPCHAFKLSLAIEDTGCGIDCHNWDSIFEAFMQTEQGRHAEGTGLGLSISRQFARLMGGDITVESSPGQGSTFTCQIILHQPSAMEFFEPEATHLIVGLEPGQPAYRILVAEDVLENRQLLKVLLEPLGFEVKTVVNGLEAIAQWKTWHPHLIVMDIQMPDMDGYEATRQIRAQESPEQKPTPIIALTAYAFADDRTASLKAGCNEHIAKPFTETVLLEAIAHYTGARYRYGEEAQPLLLRTQKTLSPQDLQQMPSDWLAQVHEAALDLRDERLRQLMADIPDPEQRLRELMMALIDNFQLEAIATLTQPWGKS; encoded by the coding sequence ATGAACGCGTCAATTGCGGCTAACCACTCTAGATTGCTCCCCTCCGATCTGAGCAGTCCAGACACCTGTTGTGAGGAGTCGGTCTATGCTCCCGGTTATATCCAACCCTACGGAGTGTTATTGACCCTGGAGGAACCCCATCTCACCATTTCGCAGGTCAGTGAGAATGTGGAGCAACATTTGGGCGTTTCTGCAACCACACTGGTTGGGCAATCTTTGCAGAAACTTTTTTCTCAGGCTCAAGTCAAGCGGGTAGCTGAGTTTTTACAGCATGACAACCTGTCGTTGTGTAACCCATTTGAGCTTAAAGCACGAGTTAAAGCTTCCTCTCTCCACAAAGAATGCCCTCAGTCGAGCAATCAAGCAACAGCAGGCAAAAAGCGATCCGGTGCCGCCACACGCACCTTTCGAGGCACGCTCCATCGCACTCAAGGTGCTCTCATTCTGGAATTAGAACCTCACCTCTCCAATCAAAAAGCCAATTCCATGCAGTCTTATCATCGGCTGCAAACTGCCATTCTCAATCTTCGCAGTGCTCATCAGTTGAGTGAATTAGCTCAAATTCTGGCTAACCAGGTAAGGGCAATGACGGGATTCGATCGCGTCATGATCTATCGCTTTGAAACCGATAATCACGGAGTTGTAATCGCCGAGGAAAAAGCAGCCCATTTAGAGAGTTATTTAGGATTGCACTATCCTGCAACAGATATTCCCGTTCCGGCTCGTCAATTGTTTCTTCGCAATTGGGTGCGTCAAATTCCCGATGTCAATTACACGCCTGCTTATTTTGTCTCCTCTGACGATTCCTCTGCTCAAAAACCACTCGATTTGAGGGATTGCGTCTTACGGGGCGTTTCTCCGTATCACATTGAATACCTCCAGAACATGGGAGTCGCGGCATCCCTGACCATCTCACTCGTGAATGACCAAAACCTGTGGGGACTGATCGCCTGCCACCACCACAGCCCCAAACTGGTGGACTACGAAACGCGCAAAACGTGTGAATTTTTGGGGCAATTTGCCTCAATTGAGTTAGTTCATCAACAGGAACGCGAGTTAGGTCTGTATCAAACCCAGGTCAAGACGATTCAAAGCAAACTTCAGCAAGCCTTTTTACGAGAACCCAACTTTATCCAACAAGTATTAACGCGCAACGCCAATGACTTGCTGAATTTGGTTCATGCTGAGGGAGTAGCGATCGCTCTAGATCAGCAACTCTCCCTCATCGGGCAAACCCCACCCCTCAAGGAGGTTCAAGATCTCCTGTGCTGGTTGCTACAACTCAATCAGCCCGAAATCTATCTCACCAATTGCTTCGCCCGACCCTATGCACCCGCACGAGCCTTTACACAAGTCGCCAGTGGCGTTTTGGCAATTTCGGTGGTGTTGCATCAAAAGTCGTATCACCTGATTTGGTTTAGACCAGAGCAGATTCAAACCGTTGATTGGGCAGGCAATCCCCACGATGCCATTACCGTTGATGAGATGGGCAACCTCCACCTCTGCCCCCGCAAATCATTTGCTCTGTGGAAAGAAACCGTGCAGGACACGTCACTGCCCTGGCAATCGGTAGAAATTGAAGCGGCACGGATGATGCGGAACACGTTGATGTTAGCTGTGTTGGAATTTTCGCAAGCGGCACTGGAACAAGCTGCCGAACGAGCCGCGATCGCCAACCGAGCCAAGAGTCAATTTCTCGCAAAGATGAGCCACGAACTGCGAACTCCGTTGAATGCCATCCTGGGCTTTAGCCAGATGATGAACCGCAGCCCCAACACCCCTCTGGAATTTCAGGAGCATCTGAGCATTATCAACCGCAGTGGAGAACACCTGCTGGCGTTAATCAACGATGTGTTGGAGATGTCGAGAATTGAGGCTGGGCAACTTGTCCTGGTTGAGCGACCGTTTAACCTGCACCAACTGTTGCGATCGCTGCAAGATATGTTTGCCCTCAAAGCCGCTCAAAAAGGCTTAACCCTGACCTTTGAAATCGATGTCCAGACCCCACATCATGTGTGCAGTGACGAGGCAAAACTGCGCCAGATTTTGATCAACCTGATTAGCAATGCCATCAAGTTCACGACCCAGGGCAGTGTCACAGTGCGGGTCAACACAGATGCCAGTGATGCCATGAGACCAGTCTGTACCTGTTACCCCGTACCAACTGACCCCTGTCATGCGTTCAAGCTGTCCTTAGCGATCGAAGACACCGGATGTGGCATTGATTGCCACAATTGGGACTCTATCTTTGAAGCATTTATGCAGACCGAGCAAGGTCGCCATGCTGAGGGAACTGGCTTGGGATTGTCTATCAGTCGCCAGTTTGCTCGCCTGATGGGGGGTGACATCACCGTTGAGAGTAGCCCCGGGCAAGGCTCAACCTTTACCTGTCAGATCATTCTGCATCAACCCAGCGCAATGGAGTTTTTCGAACCAGAAGCCACTCATTTGATCGTTGGTCTGGAACCAGGACAACCTGCCTACCGCATTCTGGTGGCAGAAGACGTTTTAGAAAACCGACAATTATTGAAGGTCTTGCTGGAACCACTTGGCTTTGAAGTTAAAACGGTTGTCAATGGCTTAGAGGCGATCGCCCAGTGGAAAACCTGGCATCCCCATCTGATTGTGATGGACATTCAGATGCCAGACATGGACGGGTACGAAGCAACCCGACAGATTCGTGCCCAGGAGTCACCGGAACAGAAACCAACCCCCATCATTGCGCTGACGGCTTACGCCTTTGCCGACGATCGCACTGCCAGCCTGAAAGCAGGATGCAATGAGCATATCGCCAAACCCTTTACCGAAACAGTTCTACTAGAGGCGATCGCCCATTACACCGGAGCCCGTTATCGCTATGGAGAAGAAGCACAACCTCTTCTGCTCCGAACGCAAAAAACATTGTCTCCCCAAGATTTACAACAGATGCCAAGCGACTGGCTTGCCCAGGTTCATGAAGCCGCCCTTGACTTGAGAGATGAGCGGTTGCGTCAGTTAATGGCTGATATTCCTGACCCTGAACAACGGTTGAGAGAGTTGATGATGGCTCTGATCGACAACTTTCAACTGGAAGCGATCGCCACTCTGACTCAGCCCTGGGGGAAATCATGA
- a CDS encoding PAS domain S-box protein, with protein MRLQHDHPSNFPWMQYFKTFRLRSWIPILLGMLTTIAVFVVWQQLLIQEELQIKRLVQQQVDIVEVELTHELSAHVSVLQRMAKHWRASEETAQPIWEIAALSNIENYPGLRAIAWIDSSHQVRWAVPPSEHRSLQHLVLSQRSHDHATLTRAQRLRQPSLTPAISLPHGEKDLLAYTPIFLGEEGVSGSDRLDGFILGVFRVDALLDQILLTSPNYHIQIYDSTGLIYGQAEILPSTASKTVVISAHGINWQVRVTPTSALIDGERSLLATVVLWGGLSFAWILVLLIYLGHQAQCQAQRSHIINQQLQAEIINRQQVAACLQASEERWQLALRGNNDGIWDWNVQTNEVFFSSRWKEMLGFADDEIANHLDEWAKRVHPDDLGWVMEAIQDHFAQKTPFYITEHRVLCKDGSYKWILDRGQALWDEAGNVIRMTGSHTDVTEHKQAEVALRESEAKYRDLVDHLNAGFVVHAPDTHILQCNSTACELLGLSMEQMLGKVAIDPSWRFLREDGSVMPVKEYPVNRVLATQAPFKNYVLGISRGTQSCVWVLVNAFPEFDADHRLKQIIVTFIDISKLKQAETDLREMAEVMENALSGISKLGSQGRYLYVNKAYADVMGYQPEDLIGLPWYQTAHAEDHPRLMTAYQQMLKDGKVEVEARGIRKDGSVFYEQLVMVAARDEQQNFIGHYCFMKDISDRKRAEEALEKELLQSKTLFNTSIDGIVVINPAGDVVQASSSFAHMLGYTIEEILALNVSDWDAQWTKEELQQIREEDIVPPVFETRHRRQDGSLYDVEISYNRVELDGEMMHFCICRDISDRKRNEADRRQAEQALQESEARFQAFMNHSPAAAWITDANGIIIYISQTYFRTFQPSLDDLIGKSIFDVYAPEIAKEFLANIQTVAQTQQVLEAVELAPRPDGSMGNFLVYKFPIPDDSGQMLIGGVAIDLTEQYCAKEALRQSESTKQAIIQAIPDLLIRMRADGGYVEFISNNTFSLIKPDHQKQGISIQEVLPQNLVEQRLHYTQQALTTNTTQVYEQEIWIEGNQCYEEVRIVPLIQNEVLVMVRNISDRKQAEIALQLSQERLQLALDASGDGLWDWNIETGEVYHSACYQELLGYQANELSLDLKGWEETIYPDDKKRVLSCLDAHLQNTSVKYTLDYRVRCKSGEWKWITDYGKVVAYNSQGKPSRMIGAYKDISDRKHKEVALRQAMEAAEAANLAKSAFLASMSHELRTPLNVILGFTQVMAHDASLTPNQREDLQTIRRSGDHLLSLINDVLDLSKIEAGHFTLDESSFDLISLLHTLRTMMTERAKSKRLQLKFYIASEVPQFMIADEQKLRQILLNLLSNAIKFTERGSVILRVTVKAWKSADTEKVTSEVLTPNPQPLRSVTLQFEVIDTGVGIAETEQRTIFDAFIQADAGRKSMSGTGLGLTISRKLLELMNGEISVQSVPNVGSKFTFTVPMSPVSGVDVFLGQCDRLVVGLTAGQPHHRILVVDDQPENRLVLVRLLTQLGLDVQEASNGQDAIRVWQEWQPDLIWMDIHMPSLDGYEATKQIRAMEQDKISIIIALTAQASQSDRTLALTAGCNDYISKPFREETLFLKLKEYLGLEYIYAEPHTLSHSSSPVALESPDESNLIDPTLFDQLPTDWLGTLEKAVVCGDDRAIANLVTQLPPEFAPLATQLVELADKFQFEDILHLIQKEDSL; from the coding sequence ATGAGACTACAGCATGACCACCCATCTAATTTCCCCTGGATGCAGTATTTCAAGACGTTTCGTCTGCGGTCTTGGATACCAATCTTATTAGGAATGCTGACTACGATCGCCGTTTTTGTTGTGTGGCAGCAGTTATTAATTCAGGAAGAACTCCAGATTAAACGGTTAGTCCAACAACAGGTTGACATTGTCGAGGTAGAACTGACTCACGAGCTATCTGCACACGTGTCTGTTTTGCAACGTATGGCAAAACACTGGCGGGCAAGCGAGGAGACAGCGCAACCGATTTGGGAAATAGCCGCACTGAGCAACATTGAAAATTATCCTGGTCTTCGGGCGATCGCCTGGATTGATTCATCCCATCAGGTGCGATGGGCAGTGCCACCGTCAGAGCACAGAAGCCTTCAACATCTCGTTCTCAGCCAACGCTCTCATGACCACGCCACCTTAACTAGAGCGCAAAGACTGCGCCAACCGAGTTTAACGCCTGCTATCTCCCTTCCCCATGGGGAAAAAGACTTGTTAGCCTACACGCCGATCTTTCTTGGAGAGGAGGGTGTTTCAGGAAGCGATCGCCTGGATGGGTTCATTCTGGGAGTCTTTCGTGTTGACGCATTGCTTGACCAGATCCTGCTCACGTCGCCCAACTATCACATTCAAATTTATGACAGCACAGGCTTGATCTACGGGCAGGCTGAAATACTGCCCTCTACAGCATCAAAAACCGTTGTTATTTCAGCCCATGGCATCAATTGGCAAGTTCGGGTCACACCAACCTCAGCATTAATCGACGGAGAGCGATCGCTTCTTGCAACCGTTGTCTTGTGGGGAGGATTATCCTTCGCCTGGATTCTAGTGCTGCTGATCTACCTGGGACATCAAGCGCAATGTCAAGCGCAACGAAGCCACATAATCAACCAACAGCTACAAGCTGAAATTATCAATCGGCAACAGGTTGCAGCCTGCTTACAGGCAAGTGAAGAACGTTGGCAACTGGCACTGCGCGGCAACAACGATGGGATCTGGGACTGGAACGTACAAACCAATGAGGTCTTCTTTTCAAGCCGATGGAAGGAGATGTTGGGGTTTGCTGACGATGAGATAGCCAACCATCTTGATGAGTGGGCAAAACGGGTTCACCCAGATGATTTGGGCTGGGTGATGGAGGCAATTCAAGACCACTTTGCCCAAAAAACTCCCTTCTACATCACAGAACACCGAGTTTTGTGTAAAGACGGTTCCTATAAGTGGATTCTCGATCGCGGTCAGGCACTCTGGGATGAAGCAGGCAACGTGATTCGCATGACAGGCTCCCACACGGACGTGACAGAGCACAAACAAGCCGAAGTGGCGTTACGCGAAAGCGAGGCAAAATATCGTGACCTGGTAGATCATCTAAACGCAGGGTTTGTCGTCCATGCCCCTGATACCCATATCTTGCAGTGCAATTCAACTGCCTGTGAGTTGTTGGGTCTATCGATGGAGCAGATGTTAGGAAAAGTGGCGATCGACCCCAGTTGGCGGTTTTTGCGTGAAGACGGAAGCGTAATGCCCGTCAAGGAATACCCTGTCAATCGCGTTTTAGCAACGCAGGCTCCATTCAAAAACTATGTATTGGGCATCAGCCGAGGGACTCAGTCCTGCGTCTGGGTTTTAGTCAACGCCTTTCCAGAATTTGATGCCGATCATCGCCTGAAACAAATTATCGTGACATTCATCGACATCAGCAAATTAAAACAGGCTGAGACAGACCTGCGAGAAATGGCGGAGGTTATGGAAAATGCATTGTCCGGTATTTCTAAATTGGGTAGTCAAGGACGTTATCTCTATGTCAATAAGGCTTATGCCGATGTCATGGGCTACCAACCAGAAGACTTGATTGGGCTGCCGTGGTATCAAACCGCCCATGCTGAGGATCATCCCCGATTAATGACTGCCTACCAGCAAATGCTGAAAGACGGCAAAGTCGAAGTTGAAGCAAGAGGAATTCGCAAAGACGGCTCTGTTTTTTACGAACAGCTGGTGATGGTGGCTGCGCGAGATGAGCAACAAAACTTTATCGGGCACTACTGCTTCATGAAGGATATCAGCGATCGCAAGCGAGCCGAGGAAGCCCTTGAGAAAGAACTCTTGCAAAGCAAAACACTGTTTAACACCTCCATTGACGGCATTGTTGTTATTAACCCTGCCGGGGATGTTGTACAGGCTAGCTCTAGCTTCGCGCACATGCTTGGCTACACTATTGAGGAAATCCTGGCGCTGAATGTGTCTGATTGGGATGCTCAGTGGACGAAGGAAGAATTGCAGCAAATCCGAGAAGAGGATATTGTGCCCCCGGTGTTTGAAACCCGTCATCGTCGTCAAGACGGGTCACTCTACGATGTGGAGATTAGCTATAACCGGGTGGAACTAGACGGTGAAATGATGCACTTTTGCATCTGTCGAGACATTAGCGATCGCAAACGCAACGAAGCCGATCGCCGACAAGCCGAACAAGCTCTCCAAGAGAGCGAGGCACGCTTCCAAGCCTTTATGAACCACAGTCCCGCTGCTGCCTGGATCACCGATGCCAACGGCATAATCATCTACATCAGCCAGACCTACTTCAGAACCTTTCAACCCTCCTTAGACGATCTCATCGGCAAGTCTATCTTTGACGTGTATGCACCAGAGATTGCTAAAGAGTTTTTGGCAAACATTCAGACTGTTGCGCAAACACAGCAAGTGCTAGAGGCAGTTGAGCTTGCGCCCCGTCCCGACGGCAGCATGGGCAATTTCTTAGTCTACAAATTTCCCATTCCGGATGATTCTGGGCAAATGCTCATCGGGGGTGTGGCGATCGACCTCACAGAACAATATTGCGCCAAAGAAGCGTTACGGCAGAGTGAATCGACCAAACAAGCCATTATTCAAGCCATTCCCGACCTCCTGATCCGAATGCGCGCAGACGGTGGGTATGTCGAGTTTATCTCCAACAACACATTCAGTCTTATCAAGCCCGATCACCAGAAGCAAGGCATCAGCATCCAGGAGGTCTTGCCTCAAAATCTGGTGGAACAACGGCTTCACTATACACAGCAAGCATTAACCACAAACACAACCCAAGTCTACGAGCAAGAAATCTGGATTGAAGGCAACCAGTGTTATGAGGAAGTGCGCATTGTGCCCCTCATTCAAAATGAGGTGCTCGTGATGGTGCGCAATATCAGCGATCGCAAACAAGCCGAAATCGCCTTACAACTTAGCCAAGAACGGCTACAACTGGCACTAGACGCATCGGGAGACGGGCTATGGGATTGGAATATTGAAACCGGGGAAGTTTATCACAGTGCCTGCTATCAAGAGTTATTAGGCTATCAAGCCAATGAGTTATCCCTTGATCTGAAGGGCTGGGAGGAAACGATTTACCCCGACGACAAAAAGCGAGTCTTGAGTTGTTTGGATGCGCATTTACAGAATACGTCGGTCAAATATACCCTCGACTATCGCGTTCGCTGCAAATCAGGTGAATGGAAATGGATCACAGATTACGGCAAGGTGGTCGCCTACAACTCACAGGGCAAGCCATCCCGGATGATTGGGGCGTATAAAGACATCAGCGATCGCAAACACAAAGAAGTTGCCCTGCGGCAAGCTATGGAGGCAGCTGAAGCCGCAAACCTGGCAAAAAGCGCCTTCCTGGCAAGCATGAGCCATGAACTCCGCACCCCCCTCAACGTGATTTTGGGTTTTACCCAGGTGATGGCGCACGACGCCTCACTCACCCCCAATCAACGCGAAGATTTGCAGACGATTCGTCGCAGTGGTGACCACCTCCTGAGTCTGATCAACGATGTGTTAGACCTATCCAAAATTGAAGCGGGACACTTTACCCTGGACGAATCTAGCTTTGATCTCATCTCGCTGCTACATACCCTCCGCACCATGATGACCGAGCGAGCAAAGTCTAAGCGGCTTCAGCTAAAGTTTTACATTGCTTCAGAGGTGCCGCAATTCATGATTGCGGATGAACAAAAACTGCGTCAGATTCTCCTCAATCTGCTCAGTAACGCCATTAAGTTTACGGAGCGGGGAAGTGTCATCTTACGAGTCACGGTGAAGGCATGGAAGAGCGCAGATACAGAGAAGGTCACGTCCGAAGTGCTAACCCCCAATCCCCAACCTCTCCGCTCCGTCACGCTGCAATTTGAAGTTATTGACACCGGAGTTGGCATTGCAGAAACCGAGCAACGCACCATCTTTGATGCCTTCATACAGGCAGACGCAGGTAGAAAATCGATGAGTGGCACGGGTCTGGGACTAACCATCAGCCGCAAGTTGTTGGAATTGATGAATGGGGAGATCTCTGTTCAGAGTGTTCCAAACGTTGGCAGCAAATTTACGTTTACCGTCCCCATGTCTCCTGTCAGCGGTGTTGACGTTTTTTTGGGGCAGTGCGATCGCCTCGTGGTTGGTCTGACGGCGGGTCAACCCCACCATCGCATTCTGGTTGTGGATGACCAACCAGAAAATCGGTTGGTATTGGTTCGGTTGCTGACGCAACTGGGGTTAGACGTCCAGGAAGCCAGCAATGGACAAGACGCGATCCGGGTCTGGCAAGAGTGGCAACCTGATCTGATCTGGATGGACATCCATATGCCCAGTCTGGATGGATACGAAGCGACTAAACAGATTCGAGCGATGGAACAGGACAAAATCAGCATCATCATCGCCCTGACCGCTCAGGCTTCTCAGAGCGATCGCACCCTTGCCCTGACCGCAGGCTGCAACGACTACATCAGCAAACCCTTTCGAGAAGAAACCCTATTTCTCAAACTCAAAGAATATTTGGGCTTGGAGTACATCTATGCAGAACCCCATACACTCTCTCACTCCTCATCACCCGTTGCATTAGAGAGTCCAGACGAATCAAATCTGATCGATCCAACCCTGTTCGATCAATTACCAACAGATTGGCTGGGTACTCTAGAAAAAGCAGTAGTGTGTGGAGATGATCGGGCGATCGCCAACCTGGTCACCCAACTTCCCCCTGAGTTTGCCCCATTGGCTACGCAATTAGTCGAACTCGCCGATAAATTCCAGTTTGAAGATATTCTCCACCTGATTCAAAAAGAAGACTCGCTTTAA